In the genome of Terribacillus sp. FSL K6-0262, one region contains:
- a CDS encoding ABC transporter ATP-binding protein, whose product MTAPLLAFKDVGYWYTDKENALFQNVSIDFHKNTFYTITGTSGSGKTTFLSLAGGLDKPREGDIEYDGKSIRKMGLGKFRHDYVSIIFQSYNLIPYMTAYQNIASAMAITGKKVGDQEDYILKMLAKVGISEEHAKQRVLTLSGGQQQRVAITRAFCCDTDLIVADEPTGNLDDKTSKEIVKLFIDLAHQENKCVIMVTHDPQIAAQSDVNIQLSNGSFRLLQHI is encoded by the coding sequence ATGACAGCACCATTATTGGCATTCAAAGACGTTGGCTACTGGTACACCGACAAAGAAAATGCTTTATTCCAAAATGTGAGTATCGATTTTCATAAAAATACATTCTATACGATCACCGGCACCTCCGGATCGGGCAAGACCACCTTCCTGTCTTTGGCAGGAGGGCTGGACAAGCCTAGGGAAGGGGACATCGAATATGACGGGAAATCGATCCGTAAAATGGGGCTCGGGAAATTCCGCCATGATTATGTCTCGATCATCTTCCAGTCTTATAATCTGATTCCTTACATGACAGCTTATCAAAACATAGCATCCGCAATGGCTATTACAGGGAAAAAAGTGGGTGACCAAGAAGATTATATCCTAAAAATGCTGGCGAAGGTCGGTATCTCCGAGGAGCATGCAAAGCAGCGTGTGCTCACACTCAGCGGCGGACAGCAGCAGCGCGTGGCCATCACCAGGGCTTTCTGCTGTGACACGGACTTGATCGTAGCGGATGAACCGACAGGCAACCTGGATGACAAGACATCCAAGGAAATCGTGAAGCTCTTCATCGACCTTGCCCACCAAGAGAACAAATGCGTGATCATGGTCACCCATGATCCACAAATCGCGGCTCAGTCAGATGTAAACATACAGCTATCCAACGGCAGCTTCCGTCTGCTGCAGCATATCTAA
- a CDS encoding ABC transporter permease, with amino-acid sequence MNFLKRAFWSMKAKKGKTLLQLVIFTVICVFVLSGLTIQSAAKASSELARQELGGSVTLQVDREAAMENQKSEQSESDGPPQFTSTPISLDDAESVAALDHVKSYNYTVSASANAEDFDIIESSMSADDSSEAEDTQAPGGDQGRGGMVQADLTVNGTLTSDEADSFSDGEVEIVDGRGIEEADAGSDVAVIEQTLAEENDLAVGDTITISSSNDEDITQELEIVGIYETSSAGSDQAMNFSFLNPYNTIYVPYTAANTLKGEDYTDTVESVTYQMDDAENIDAFLAAAKKTDVDFDVYELDANDDLYQQMVGPIENVASFAKNIVYLVTIAGAIILALIVMLSIRERKYEMGVLMAIGEKKWKLAGQFIAEIVVIAIVAVGLSSLFGNPIANVLGNQLLVQQTTAAADTSSSSMQQGPGGGGGPMGGGPGQAVSDAFSQPSEAISSLNINITWENILILGGIGLAVAVIAALIPSISILRMQPKSILTKQE; translated from the coding sequence ATGAATTTCTTGAAACGTGCTTTCTGGAGTATGAAAGCAAAAAAAGGAAAGACCTTATTGCAACTGGTGATCTTCACCGTCATATGTGTATTCGTCCTATCGGGACTTACGATTCAATCGGCAGCCAAAGCATCCAGTGAATTGGCAAGGCAGGAACTGGGGGGATCCGTCACACTTCAAGTAGACCGGGAAGCAGCCATGGAGAATCAAAAAAGCGAGCAAAGTGAATCAGACGGTCCGCCGCAGTTCACCAGCACGCCGATCAGTCTGGATGATGCAGAGTCCGTCGCAGCTTTAGATCATGTGAAAAGCTACAACTATACCGTTTCTGCTTCTGCCAATGCAGAAGACTTCGACATCATCGAAAGCAGCATGTCTGCTGACGACAGCAGCGAAGCTGAAGATACGCAGGCTCCTGGAGGTGATCAAGGCCGGGGCGGCATGGTGCAAGCTGACCTTACTGTAAACGGTACGCTGACCAGTGATGAAGCAGATAGCTTCAGCGATGGGGAAGTAGAAATCGTCGATGGCCGCGGTATCGAAGAAGCAGATGCCGGCAGCGACGTTGCCGTCATCGAGCAGACACTTGCTGAGGAAAATGATTTGGCTGTCGGAGACACCATCACCATCAGCTCCTCAAATGATGAAGATATCACGCAGGAATTGGAAATCGTCGGTATTTACGAAACAAGTTCTGCAGGAAGCGACCAGGCAATGAACTTCTCCTTCCTGAATCCGTACAACACGATCTATGTGCCATATACAGCAGCCAACACGCTCAAAGGCGAAGACTACACGGATACGGTCGAATCCGTGACTTACCAAATGGATGATGCAGAAAATATCGATGCATTCCTGGCCGCTGCCAAGAAAACAGATGTCGATTTCGATGTTTATGAACTGGATGCAAATGATGACCTTTATCAGCAAATGGTCGGACCAATCGAAAATGTTGCTTCCTTCGCAAAGAACATCGTCTATCTAGTGACGATTGCCGGTGCTATCATTCTTGCGTTGATCGTCATGCTTTCCATTCGGGAACGTAAATATGAAATGGGTGTCCTGATGGCGATAGGAGAAAAGAAATGGAAGCTTGCAGGACAGTTCATTGCCGAAATCGTGGTCATCGCCATCGTTGCAGTTGGATTATCTTCCCTTTTTGGAAATCCGATTGCTAACGTACTAGGTAATCAGCTATTGGTTCAGCAAACGACTGCAGCCGCCGATACTTCGTCCTCCTCCATGCAGCAAGGACCTGGCGGTGGCGGCGGTCCGATGGGCGGCGGTCCGGGACAAGCTGTCTCTGATGCATTCAGCCAGCCGAGTGAAGCAATCAGCAGCCTGAATATCAACATAACATGGGAAAATATCTTGATACTAGGCGGTATCGGATTGGCAGTGGCTGTCATTGCAGCACTTATCCCATCCATTTCGATCCTAAGAATGCAGCCGAAAAGCATTTTGACAAAACAAGAATAG
- a CDS encoding response regulator transcription factor, which yields MDNIKVLVVDDEQTITQFLMLGLQNEGYIVESAADGMQAIAKAEQFEPHIVILDVMMPGMDGFEVCRMLKKKGRKLSIIMLTARDQVDDRVKGLNGGADDYLVKPFSFEELLARMQARLRNQFPELGDSLVAGPLRIDDRRKEVYLEEELLQLSPTEYELLKYLAMNQGIVLSKALILDKVWGYAFGGEENIVEVYIRSLREKLHDKDRQLIRTIRGAGYRLDVR from the coding sequence ATGGATAACATAAAAGTATTGGTCGTCGATGATGAACAGACAATCACACAGTTCCTGATGCTTGGATTGCAAAATGAAGGTTATATCGTAGAGAGTGCGGCTGATGGTATGCAAGCTATTGCCAAGGCAGAGCAGTTCGAGCCTCATATCGTCATATTGGATGTCATGATGCCGGGAATGGATGGGTTCGAAGTGTGCCGGATGCTGAAAAAGAAAGGCAGGAAGCTTTCTATCATTATGTTGACAGCACGAGATCAAGTGGATGATCGTGTCAAAGGATTGAATGGCGGAGCAGATGATTACTTGGTCAAACCATTCAGTTTTGAGGAATTGCTCGCCAGGATGCAGGCACGGCTCCGCAATCAATTTCCGGAACTGGGCGATTCCCTTGTGGCAGGCCCTTTACGAATCGATGATCGCCGTAAAGAAGTTTACTTGGAGGAAGAGCTGCTGCAGCTCTCTCCGACAGAGTATGAGCTATTGAAATATCTTGCGATGAATCAAGGAATTGTACTGAGCAAGGCACTTATCCTCGATAAGGTATGGGGATATGCATTTGGTGGAGAAGAAAACATTGTGGAAGTGTATATCCGTTCTCTGCGGGAAAAACTCCACGATAAAGATCGGCAGCTGATTCGCACAATCAGGGGAGCGGGCTATCGCCTGGATGTCAGATGA
- a CDS encoding ATP-binding protein has protein sequence MKRIRNLKPRTLNKQIVALSCLILAIILTVVGILQYFLMKDFLYQNEADAMQSQLHSLPPALLEQNDAMHQPFLFDRSLARIDTSGTYTDISEENGLSSPRLSQEELRKHMNSRDDKSARYIVMEDEDGKEQLIVIVADRRFGDITGYLQAGTETASINDVIKGQLQVFFLLAIVALGAGILLYTSVIKKALDPLHRIIRRVERTSAENLSERMEEDSDQIEIKRLTIAFNQMVERIDNSFQSEREAKEQMQQFIADASHELRTPLTSIHGFLEVLLRGAAKNPNQLYPALESMLKESKRIKKLVEDLLLLTKLDQSEDLQLQDLEVSVVLEEMMPHFDMLAGSRKVQLSVDEQLMVAADKDKLKQVLLNLFYNAVQHTDSEHGEIHITLGATEHDAGILVKDNGAGIPKAHLPHVFDRFYRSDSSRARQQGGAGLGLSISQSIVKAHHGTIEVESEEGKGTIFRVLLPKKEGTRK, from the coding sequence ATGAAGCGAATACGCAACTTAAAACCAAGAACATTGAACAAGCAGATCGTTGCTTTATCCTGTCTTATTCTTGCTATTATCCTGACAGTCGTCGGTATCCTGCAGTACTTCTTGATGAAAGATTTCCTGTATCAGAATGAAGCAGATGCCATGCAGTCACAGCTGCATTCGCTTCCGCCGGCACTGCTCGAACAAAATGATGCTATGCATCAGCCGTTTCTTTTCGATCGTTCTTTAGCCAGAATCGATACGTCCGGTACCTACACAGACATATCAGAGGAGAACGGACTCTCCAGTCCGCGCTTGAGCCAGGAAGAGCTTCGTAAGCATATGAATAGCAGGGATGATAAGTCCGCCCGGTACATCGTGATGGAGGACGAAGACGGGAAAGAGCAGCTCATTGTCATTGTAGCTGATCGACGGTTTGGTGATATAACAGGTTATTTGCAGGCTGGGACAGAGACGGCATCAATCAACGATGTCATCAAAGGGCAGCTGCAGGTATTTTTCCTGTTGGCCATTGTGGCATTGGGAGCGGGCATCCTGCTTTACACAAGCGTGATCAAAAAAGCACTCGATCCGCTGCACCGGATCATCCGGAGAGTAGAACGGACGAGTGCCGAGAATCTATCCGAGCGGATGGAAGAGGATTCCGACCAAATCGAAATCAAACGGCTTACGATTGCTTTCAATCAAATGGTAGAAAGGATCGATAACTCTTTCCAGTCAGAACGGGAAGCAAAAGAACAAATGCAGCAGTTCATTGCGGATGCGTCCCATGAACTGCGGACTCCGCTCACTTCCATTCATGGATTTTTGGAAGTGCTATTAAGAGGAGCTGCTAAGAATCCGAATCAGCTCTATCCGGCACTTGAAAGCATGCTCAAGGAATCGAAGCGGATCAAGAAACTGGTCGAGGATCTGCTTCTACTCACCAAGCTGGATCAGTCTGAGGATCTGCAGCTGCAGGATTTGGAGGTGAGTGTTGTACTGGAGGAAATGATGCCGCATTTTGATATGCTTGCCGGCAGCAGGAAAGTACAGCTTTCAGTAGATGAGCAACTGATGGTAGCTGCCGATAAGGACAAATTGAAACAAGTGTTATTGAATCTATTTTATAATGCAGTCCAGCATACAGATTCAGAGCATGGAGAAATCCATATAACGCTTGGGGCAACAGAACATGATGCTGGGATCCTCGTAAAAGATAATGGAGCCGGTATACCAAAAGCGCATCTTCCGCATGTGTTCGACCGATTCTATCGAAGTGATAGTTCACGCGCACGCCAGCAAGGCGGCGCGGGTCTTGGTCTTTCCATCAGCCAGTCTATCGTCAAGGCGCATCATGGTACGATAGAAGTGGAGAGTGAAGAAGGCAAGGGTACTATCTTCCGAGTATTACTGCCAAAAAAAGAAGGAACCCGTAAATGA
- a CDS encoding immune inhibitor A domain-containing protein has protein sequence MKKNKWMASAMAAVIGFSTFTLSFAPAQEAQAEASTEKAPAVTYSPKASQGGAPFDSAIANEDKLIEMLKEEGKISQDATEAEAQEALNAYLKQREEQSAEAAKQPLPKELEEAAIDENVVSDTDKPNGNADNAASASQKQEALKKGKDKGKDKKKDKKVDNVKEEKYEGEVREDKVLVLAIDFPDYKNSSITPEETDMWYEDYTHDHFQNMIFGEDGYTGPDGQDFTSMKQYYEAQSGGSYTVDGEIAGWYTADHPAAYYGANDPAPDGSDTAARELVYEALTKAGQDPNVDLSEYDQWDRDDYDGDGVYHEPDGIIDHLMVIHAGVGEEAGGGSLGGDAIWSHRWNLGGLVAVPGGSSTSDRFDGQLAAYDYTIEPEDGAMGVFAHEYGHDLGLPDEYDTNYTGQGEAVAYWSIMASGSWAGDVPGTEPSGFSAYAKEYLQNAHGGNWLSGTTIDAEDLDGDKVELLLDEAVTKGTNNDVIRVNLPDKETEVTKPASGTYAYFGGKGNNVDNSMTATVDLTNASSAELTFKTWYDIEQDWDYASVKVNGETVPGSITTTENPNDQNPGDGITGTSEGWVDATFDLSAYAGQEIELSLNYWTDVAVNNAGFYVDDIQVTADGSSVLTDDAEADSSFELAGFAQDKGVSLSEHYYLLEWRTHNGVDIGLDHIRRGDSLMSYNTGLLVWYVDNSYDDNWTGTHPGEGFLGVVDADQKGLYWSDESVASTRYQIHDAAFSKDKSEKMFLDYRATNGLTLKDNHTKSYDKFKDDKTYLNKALPDAGRNVPEYGLEFEVKEDSLDGTVGKIEISR, from the coding sequence TTGAAGAAGAATAAATGGATGGCTTCTGCGATGGCTGCCGTTATCGGATTCAGCACTTTTACATTATCATTCGCGCCAGCGCAGGAAGCACAAGCCGAAGCTTCCACCGAGAAAGCACCAGCCGTGACGTACTCACCGAAAGCTTCACAGGGCGGTGCACCCTTCGACAGTGCCATCGCCAATGAGGACAAATTGATTGAAATGCTCAAGGAAGAAGGCAAAATCAGTCAGGATGCTACCGAAGCGGAAGCTCAGGAAGCATTGAATGCCTATCTCAAGCAACGGGAAGAACAAAGTGCCGAAGCAGCTAAACAGCCTTTGCCAAAAGAGCTGGAGGAAGCCGCAATTGATGAAAATGTAGTAAGTGACACCGACAAACCAAATGGCAACGCCGACAATGCCGCAAGTGCTTCCCAGAAGCAAGAAGCATTGAAGAAAGGCAAGGATAAAGGAAAGGATAAGAAAAAAGACAAGAAAGTCGATAATGTGAAGGAAGAGAAGTATGAAGGAGAAGTACGCGAAGACAAAGTGCTCGTCTTGGCAATCGACTTCCCTGATTACAAAAACAGCTCCATCACACCGGAAGAAACGGATATGTGGTATGAGGATTATACACATGATCACTTCCAGAACATGATCTTCGGTGAAGATGGCTATACTGGTCCGGATGGCCAGGACTTCACTTCCATGAAGCAATACTATGAAGCGCAATCCGGCGGCAGCTATACTGTTGACGGGGAGATCGCCGGATGGTACACAGCAGACCATCCTGCAGCTTACTATGGTGCCAACGATCCTGCTCCAGACGGCAGTGATACAGCTGCAAGGGAATTGGTGTATGAAGCCCTAACGAAAGCTGGACAAGATCCTAATGTCGACTTGAGCGAATACGATCAATGGGATCGCGATGACTATGATGGCGATGGCGTTTACCATGAGCCAGACGGTATCATCGACCACTTGATGGTCATTCACGCAGGTGTCGGTGAAGAAGCTGGCGGCGGAAGCCTTGGCGGCGATGCCATCTGGTCTCACCGCTGGAATCTTGGCGGACTTGTGGCAGTCCCTGGTGGAAGCTCCACTAGTGACCGCTTTGACGGACAGCTTGCAGCTTACGACTATACAATCGAACCGGAAGACGGAGCTATGGGAGTATTCGCGCATGAATACGGCCATGACCTAGGCTTACCGGATGAGTATGATACGAACTATACTGGCCAAGGGGAAGCTGTTGCTTATTGGTCCATCATGGCCAGCGGAAGCTGGGCTGGTGATGTGCCAGGGACCGAGCCATCTGGATTCAGTGCCTATGCGAAGGAATACTTGCAAAACGCACATGGCGGCAACTGGCTGAGCGGTACGACGATCGATGCAGAGGATTTGGATGGAGATAAAGTAGAACTGCTGCTGGATGAAGCTGTAACAAAAGGTACAAACAACGATGTAATTCGCGTAAACCTGCCCGATAAAGAAACAGAAGTAACGAAGCCTGCTAGCGGCACGTATGCTTACTTCGGCGGTAAAGGCAATAATGTTGATAACAGCATGACAGCGACTGTTGATTTGACCAATGCTTCTTCTGCTGAACTGACATTCAAAACTTGGTATGATATCGAACAAGATTGGGATTATGCTTCTGTCAAAGTGAACGGGGAAACTGTTCCTGGCAGCATTACGACTACAGAAAACCCGAACGACCAGAATCCGGGGGATGGTATTACCGGGACGTCTGAGGGCTGGGTGGATGCCACTTTCGATTTGAGTGCCTACGCAGGCCAGGAAATCGAGCTTTCCTTGAATTATTGGACGGATGTCGCTGTAAACAACGCTGGATTCTACGTGGATGACATTCAAGTGACAGCTGATGGCAGCTCTGTCCTGACAGACGATGCAGAAGCTGACAGTAGTTTTGAGCTAGCTGGATTTGCGCAAGATAAAGGCGTTTCCCTTTCCGAGCACTACTACTTGCTGGAATGGCGTACGCATAATGGCGTTGATATCGGCCTTGACCATATCCGCCGTGGTGACAGCTTGATGAGCTACAACACTGGTCTGCTAGTCTGGTACGTCGATAATTCTTATGATGACAACTGGACTGGCACACATCCGGGTGAAGGCTTCCTAGGTGTAGTGGATGCCGATCAAAAGGGACTTTACTGGAGCGATGAATCAGTAGCTTCCACTCGTTATCAAATTCACGATGCAGCCTTCAGCAAAGATAAATCTGAGAAGATGTTCCTCGATTATCGTGCTACGAATGGCTTGACGCTGAAAGATAATCACACGAAGAGCTATGATAAGTTCAAGGATGATAAAACTTATTTGAATAAAGCCCTTCCTGACGCTGGACGTAACGTCCCAGAGTATGGACTTGAGTTTGAGGTCAAAGAAGACAGTCTGGATGGTACAGTAGGGAAGATTGAAATCTCCCGCTAA
- a CDS encoding 8-oxo-dGTP diphosphatase, with protein sequence MIEHKIYNMVMVHKGDQVLLLDRQHDDFNGFIPPGGKVDFPESLTASAIREVKEETGLDVWNLEYKGVQHYVNEERNVRYLIFYYVTDSFSGTLLTDSREGNPSWFKKPEAMNLPMQDVVRTAFPLFFQEGTFELYLHAKSGTADYEEEILHT encoded by the coding sequence ATGATCGAACACAAAATCTATAATATGGTGATGGTGCATAAGGGAGATCAAGTACTTCTGCTGGACCGGCAGCACGACGACTTCAACGGCTTCATCCCGCCAGGCGGGAAAGTCGATTTCCCGGAAAGCCTCACTGCAAGCGCCATCCGGGAAGTGAAGGAAGAGACCGGGCTGGATGTCTGGAATCTCGAGTATAAAGGTGTCCAGCATTATGTGAATGAGGAGCGGAATGTCCGATATTTAATATTCTATTATGTCACGGACTCCTTTTCCGGCACACTGCTGACGGACTCAAGAGAAGGCAACCCCTCTTGGTTCAAGAAGCCGGAAGCCATGAATCTGCCAATGCAGGATGTCGTCCGCACTGCCTTTCCATTATTCTTCCAAGAAGGTACATTCGAATTGTATCTGCACGCGAAATCGGGCACCGCGGATTATGAAGAAGAGATACTGCATACTTAG
- a CDS encoding Lin0512 family protein, which produces MEKIMFIQTGFGVDVHGQDVTKAAVRAVVNAIHTNSMPGITSVLPENDLHNMKVNVRLAVPADKDKLDIEQVKARIPYGTVTVEVIDGGMLTSSAIYLEEKNDKNDMMYIVNASVETGY; this is translated from the coding sequence ATGGAAAAAATCATGTTCATCCAAACCGGATTCGGTGTCGATGTACACGGTCAGGATGTCACGAAAGCAGCGGTTCGGGCAGTGGTCAACGCCATTCATACGAATTCCATGCCAGGAATCACAAGTGTCCTTCCTGAAAATGACTTACATAATATGAAGGTGAATGTCCGCTTGGCCGTCCCTGCAGACAAGGACAAATTGGATATCGAGCAAGTGAAGGCCCGCATTCCATACGGTACTGTGACAGTGGAAGTGATCGATGGGGGCATGCTGACATCCAGCGCCATCTATTTGGAGGAAAAAAATGACAAGAACGATATGATGTATATCGTGAATGCCTCTGTCGAGACAGGCTACTGA
- a CDS encoding NUDIX hydrolase, translated as MSYVENLRKYVGHQPVILVGALCLILDEKQHILLQKRVHPPETWGLPGGLMELGESAEQTAAREVLEETGLTVEDLQLVNVYSGKDNFAVAANGDEFYNVTIVYRTDRFSGELMHDEKESMELAFFPLDGLPEKMIGSHRRFIMDFSEKE; from the coding sequence GTGAGTTATGTGGAAAATCTTCGTAAATACGTTGGCCATCAGCCTGTCATCCTGGTGGGGGCATTATGCCTGATTCTGGATGAAAAACAGCATATCCTGTTACAAAAGCGGGTGCATCCGCCTGAAACATGGGGTTTGCCCGGCGGACTGATGGAGCTGGGGGAATCAGCTGAACAAACCGCTGCCAGGGAAGTCCTCGAGGAAACAGGTCTGACGGTGGAGGATCTGCAGCTGGTCAATGTGTATTCCGGAAAAGATAATTTTGCCGTTGCAGCCAATGGTGATGAGTTTTACAATGTGACGATCGTGTATCGGACGGATCGGTTTAGTGGGGAGCTGATGCATGATGAAAAAGAATCCATGGAGCTGGCCTTTTTCCCTCTCGATGGACTTCCGGAAAAGATGATCGGGAGTCACCGCCGTTTTATCATGGATTTCAGTGAAAAGGAGTAG
- a CDS encoding LacI family DNA-binding transcriptional regulator: MSNIKQIAQMAGVSRSTVSRVLNHHPHVHEDTRRKVQQIIDELDYIQNSNAVQLKKGRTNTIGVVSPSISHYFMQIVQGIAEAGTSCQYQTLLYQTNEKPDQELQALEMLRQKKLDGLIILRCGIGWEKVAAYTKYGPIMTCEPLQHPKIQSIYMNHYEGFQLGLEHLIEKGYTRIACTIGRAESRNSLERKKAFEDILQKHSLPVHPEWILDETFTVDDGRKALQKLLAGKEMPDAVIHASDYVAAGMAAQARAKGIHVPDQLGLVGFESDQSDIAGLMELTHVRNPLKQMGAEAFRRMHAELTQTPYTAADLSFSLTERQSTARSMERMQI, from the coding sequence ATGAGTAATATCAAGCAGATCGCACAGATGGCCGGCGTTTCCCGCAGCACTGTTTCGCGCGTCCTCAATCACCATCCCCATGTCCATGAAGATACTCGGCGCAAGGTCCAGCAAATCATCGATGAGCTGGATTACATCCAGAACAGCAATGCCGTGCAGCTGAAGAAAGGCAGGACGAATACAATCGGCGTCGTTTCGCCATCCATCAGTCACTATTTCATGCAAATCGTCCAAGGCATTGCCGAAGCCGGCACCTCCTGCCAGTATCAAACCCTGCTGTATCAAACAAATGAGAAACCGGATCAGGAATTACAGGCATTGGAAATGCTGCGTCAAAAGAAGCTTGACGGACTGATCATCCTGCGCTGCGGGATAGGCTGGGAAAAAGTCGCCGCCTATACGAAATACGGTCCCATCATGACCTGTGAACCGCTGCAGCATCCAAAAATCCAATCCATCTATATGAATCATTATGAAGGGTTCCAGCTCGGACTGGAGCATTTGATAGAAAAAGGCTATACCCGCATTGCCTGCACAATAGGAAGAGCCGAAAGCAGAAACAGCCTGGAACGAAAGAAGGCATTCGAGGATATTTTGCAAAAGCACAGCCTTCCCGTCCATCCCGAATGGATCCTGGATGAGACATTCACAGTCGATGACGGTCGCAAAGCTTTGCAGAAGCTATTAGCCGGCAAAGAGATGCCCGATGCGGTTATCCATGCCAGCGATTATGTTGCGGCCGGAATGGCAGCCCAAGCACGAGCAAAGGGAATCCATGTCCCTGATCAGCTGGGGTTAGTCGGCTTTGAATCCGATCAAAGCGATATAGCCGGCCTGATGGAGCTGACGCATGTACGCAATCCCCTTAAGCAGATGGGGGCAGAGGCATTCCGCCGCATGCATGCGGAGCTGACGCAAACACCGTATACAGCAGCTGACCTTTCCTTCTCCTTGACGGAACGCCAGTCTACTGCCAGAAGCATGGAACGAATGCAGATATGA
- a CDS encoding 6-phospho-beta-glucosidase, translating into MGKLKIVTIGGGSSYTPEIVEGFIKRYDELPITELWLVDVEAGKEKLEIVGNMAKRMVKKAGLPIDVHLTLDRREALKDADFVTTQFRVGLLDARAKDERIPLKYNVIGQETNGPGGLFKGLRTIPVILDICKDMEELCPNAWLVNFTNPAGMVTEAVLRYSNIKNVVGLCNVPIKMKMEIAELLGADADRVHVDFAGLNHMVFGLNVYLDGDNVTETVLDKMTSDDNEMTMENIKFFSWEPGFIKGLKAIPCPYHRYYYQTSKMLEAELEAADAEGTRAEVVQGVERDLFELYKDPNLAHKPEQLSKRGGAYYSDAACSLINSIYNDKRDIQTVNTINNGAIQSIPNDSAIEINCVITKDGPKPIGIGDLPVPVRGLVQQIKSFERVGAEAAVTGDYNTALLAMTINPLVPSDEIAKKLVDDLLEAHKEHLPQFFNKIEA; encoded by the coding sequence ATGGGAAAATTGAAGATCGTGACAATCGGCGGCGGATCAAGCTACACACCGGAAATCGTGGAAGGGTTCATCAAACGCTATGACGAATTGCCAATCACGGAGCTTTGGCTCGTGGACGTAGAGGCAGGGAAAGAAAAGCTTGAGATTGTAGGGAATATGGCTAAGCGCATGGTGAAAAAAGCAGGTCTGCCGATCGATGTGCATTTGACATTGGATCGCCGGGAAGCTTTGAAGGATGCAGATTTCGTTACGACACAATTCCGTGTCGGCCTTTTGGATGCGCGGGCGAAGGACGAACGGATTCCATTGAAATATAATGTCATCGGCCAGGAAACAAACGGACCAGGCGGATTGTTCAAAGGACTGCGGACAATTCCGGTCATCCTGGACATCTGTAAGGACATGGAGGAGCTTTGCCCGAATGCATGGCTCGTCAACTTCACGAACCCAGCGGGTATGGTGACGGAAGCTGTCCTTCGTTATTCCAATATCAAAAATGTCGTCGGCTTGTGTAATGTGCCGATCAAGATGAAGATGGAAATCGCAGAGCTGCTCGGTGCGGATGCGGATCGTGTGCATGTTGACTTTGCGGGGCTGAATCATATGGTATTTGGCTTGAACGTCTACTTGGACGGGGACAATGTGACAGAGACAGTCTTGGATAAAATGACAAGTGATGATAATGAAATGACTATGGAAAATATCAAGTTCTTCAGCTGGGAGCCTGGCTTCATCAAAGGATTGAAAGCCATCCCTTGCCCGTATCACCGTTATTACTACCAAACATCCAAGATGCTTGAAGCAGAGCTCGAAGCAGCAGATGCGGAGGGTACACGTGCCGAGGTCGTTCAAGGCGTAGAGCGCGATTTGTTCGAGCTTTACAAGGATCCGAATCTGGCACATAAACCGGAGCAGCTTTCCAAGCGCGGCGGTGCCTACTACAGCGATGCTGCCTGCAGCTTGATCAACTCCATTTACAATGACAAGCGTGATATCCAGACTGTGAATACGATCAATAATGGTGCCATCCAAAGTATCCCGAATGATTCTGCCATCGAGATCAACTGTGTCATTACAAAAGATGGTCCGAAACCGATCGGCATCGGTGACCTGCCAGTACCAGTACGCGGACTTGTACAGCAGATCAAATCCTTTGAACGTGTCGGTGCCGAAGCGGCTGTCACAGGTGATTACAACACTGCCTTGCTTGCGATGACGATCAACCCGCTTGTACCATCCGATGAGATTGCGAAGAAATTGGTCGATGACCTGTTGGAAGCACATAAGGAGCATCTGCCGCAGTTCTTCAATAAGATAGAAGCATAA